The Mucilaginibacter rubeus genomic interval AGGGTAAACCGGATTTTAATTATCAACCCTGGCTGAACAGTGCACAGTACATCGAGGTAGCAAAAAGCACATTTAATCCCACACTTTACCCTTACCGTTCGCTTGGGACCTCTTTCATCGCGCCCCATGAACAATTACTGTATGACCAAAGCAGGGGTTTGATCTCAGCCGCCCAGGCCAATGCAGGCCTGGACAGCTTATCGAGGATCAATAACACCGATCAGCTTAGAAAATTCGGATACAGTAATGCTTATACGAACAATCATACGATCTCGGCTTCCGGTGGTAGTGCCGGTTACGATTTTTATACCTCTTTTTCTTTTGCTGACACGCATTCCAAAGAGGTAGGTTCAACTAATAAAACGTACCAATTAACACTTAATCAGAATTTCAATGCTGCAAAAATCCTGAAAGTTAGTTTAATTACGTCGATCGGCAACAATCTTGCATCAGCCAAAAGACCGATGTCTGTTTTGTCAAGCATTCTGCCTTATCAGTTGTTCCAGGACGCCAATGGAAATAATTTAAACATGGATTATGTGCAGGGCCTTAGTCCTGAAACACGAGCTGACTATCAAGCCAGAAGTGGGATAAACCTCGGGTACAATCCTTTAAATGAGATCAACTCCGGTTTTACAAAAACCAATGCCATTAACGCTAACGTAACAGGTACCTTCACTTTAAATATCTGGAAAGGGTTGAGTTTCGTGGGGACCTATGGTTACCAGCGATCACCTGCTACCACTGAATCGTATGATGATATTTCCGAATATTCCATGCGGAAACAGCTCCTGAGCTTCACTGTTGCGCCAACCGTTGGATCCACCCCGGTTTATTATTTACCCAACACAGGCGGAAAATATCAGGATACCCATACAGACACTAGGAACTGGACCGTTCGAAATCAGTTGGTTTATTCGACTACCCTGCGTTCAGGGCAAGACCGGATGAATGTGCAGATCGGCCAGGAAGCACAGGATGTCCTGGTAACCAACCGTACGAACAGCGTCCTTGGATATGACCTGAACCTTCAGACCTATCCCCTGCTCGATTATGCCAGATTATCCAACGGTGTTTTTGGCACGGTATCTTCCGGTAGGTCTGTTTACACTGAGGCGCCATTTACGTCCATTGAAACCGAATCGAGGTTTAAATCCTATTTCGGCTTGTTCAATTATACGCTGAACAACAGGTATGCGCTGGATGCCAGTATCCGAAAAGATCAGAGTAACCTGTTTGGCTCTTCCAAATCAGGTCAGAAAAAACCGGCCTATAGTATTGGTGGTAAGTGGTTAATGGGACAGGAAGCATTCATCAAACAATTGACCTGGTTGAACGATCTTGGTTTACGCGCCACCTATGGTGTTACAGGTAATTCACCATATATAGGAGCGGCAGCGCTTCAGGATATTTTGTTTGCTGATGATATTAACGCTAATACAGGAGCAGGCTATTCGATCGCGAATCCCGCTAACATCGGGCTCAGCTGGGAGAGCACACATACCGTTAACATCGGAGTCGACTTTGCAATTCTGAATAACCGTATCAGCGGCAGTATAGATGTTTACAACAAGCACACCACTGATCTTTTAGGTAACCAACCGGTAAATCCGCTTGTTGGGATCACCTCAACCACCGGCAACATCGGAAGCCTGACCAACAAAGGAATTGAAGTTAGCCTGCGTGCGATCGCACTTAACTTTACTGATTTCAAATGGTCTGTCGGCGCCACGTTCGCCTATAACCGCAATAAGGTGGATTCTTATGCTGATCTGCTTCCATTTCAGCTGACAGATACCTACCGTATCCAGTCGCCTACAGGTGCCCCGCTTCCGGGGTACGGATTAAACCCTTTATTTGCCTATCGCTTTGCAGGTTTGGATAATTTGGGGGATCCTCAGATCAAACTGGCCGACGGCAAGATCGTCAAAACTTATGGTGCTGCCAGTGCAAAAGACCTGGTCTATATGGGTAGTCAGATACCTAAATTTAACGGGGGCATTTCCAACAGCTTTGAATACAAAGGTTTCACACTGAGCACCAACCTGATCTATAATTTAGGTGCGGTAATGCGTCGCGATGTGAATCAATTCTATACGGGCAGACTGACCAACGGTGGCTTTTACAGCAATATAACCACCGCTTTCCTGGACAGATGGCAGAAACCGGGTGACGAAGCAGTTACCAACATTCCTTCCTATGTAGCCGATCCGTTTACAGATTTCACACGTCGCTATACGGCTTATTATACCATGGCTGATATCAACGTGGTAAGCGCATCCTATATTAAACTTCGCGATGTTACCCTTGCTTACAATTTGCCTGCAAAAACCATTCAATCATTAAAGATCAGCTCGGCAAGGATCTATCTTCAAACGGGCAATTTTATGATCTGGAAGGCCAACAAATACAATATAGATCCCGAATACCAGGACTTCAGGAGCGGAGGAAGAGGTCTGCCTCCTTATAAACACAATTTCGCCATCGGCATTAACGCCTCATTTTAAACAGTAAGGCCATGAAAAAAAACATTATATACTTATTAATGATAACGCTGGCAATCACTGCCGGCGGTTGCAAGAAGAGCTTTTTGGAGATCACTCCCAAAGGACGCTTAGTTGCCAGAACAACCAATGACTATGCCCTGCTGATGAACAGCGTTTCATTGTATGCAGATGAAATTGGCGGCGGCTGGCGGGCGATAGCGCTGATGGGAGACGACGTAGCAGCGGAGGACTCCTATCTTGCGTCGGCAAAGTTACCTTCTCAAAATGCATTTAAATGGAGTGCCGATCTGTTTCAGTCAGGGCAAGGTTACGACCTCTCACAAGCTTTGACAAGCCTTTACACCTGTAACAAAGTGATCAATGAGGTCATGAATTCAACTGAAGGGTCAGATGCGGACAAAAAAGCGATACTTGCTGAGGCGCAGGCCAACCGGGCGTGGATATATTTTACGCTCATTAATTTTTACGGCAAGCCTTATCTTTCCTCTTCAGCCGCGCAAGATCTTGGATTTCCGATCATCAAAACAGCGGACATCACGGTTAACAGCTTTACGCGCAATACAGTTCAGGAAGTCTACGATTTTATGATCCAGGACCTTACTGCAGCCTCAAGTGCGCTACCGCTCCAAAATGCCATCGGCTCAACACGCTGGAACAAGGCTGC includes:
- a CDS encoding SusC/RagA family TonB-linked outer membrane protein translates to MYRFYSKTNGGAGCSFPGRVIEPGGPPPGLPDLFNEWRKSMFHPRILILLFLLIAGFTVNAQTVTISVKKATLPEVFREIKKQTGYDFVYTSEVLKSGHRVSINASKKSLAEVLDQCFKGQPFSYKIVAKTIIITGKNDPLITQGPNSEAQELVHGHVYDERNQPLAGATLRIIDGRVSAVSDERGNYVIMEIPANARLTVSYVGYKSDTVDIAGRNEVNFTLKLAATEMKEVVVSTGYQTLSKERATGSFAKPDMQIFNDRAGSTDVLTRLDGLVPGLTVLTGTGSMASINRGSQPVQQVLIRGTSSVSITSQPLYVVNGVQVPDLTNINTNDIADITVLKDASAAAIWGARATNGVIVVTTKSGRRNQKVKIAYSGYLNYQGKPDFNYQPWLNSAQYIEVAKSTFNPTLYPYRSLGTSFIAPHEQLLYDQSRGLISAAQANAGLDSLSRINNTDQLRKFGYSNAYTNNHTISASGGSAGYDFYTSFSFADTHSKEVGSTNKTYQLTLNQNFNAAKILKVSLITSIGNNLASAKRPMSVLSSILPYQLFQDANGNNLNMDYVQGLSPETRADYQARSGINLGYNPLNEINSGFTKTNAINANVTGTFTLNIWKGLSFVGTYGYQRSPATTESYDDISEYSMRKQLLSFTVAPTVGSTPVYYLPNTGGKYQDTHTDTRNWTVRNQLVYSTTLRSGQDRMNVQIGQEAQDVLVTNRTNSVLGYDLNLQTYPLLDYARLSNGVFGTVSSGRSVYTEAPFTSIETESRFKSYFGLFNYTLNNRYALDASIRKDQSNLFGSSKSGQKKPAYSIGGKWLMGQEAFIKQLTWLNDLGLRATYGVTGNSPYIGAAALQDILFADDINANTGAGYSIANPANIGLSWESTHTVNIGVDFAILNNRISGSIDVYNKHTTDLLGNQPVNPLVGITSTTGNIGSLTNKGIEVSLRAIALNFTDFKWSVGATFAYNRNKVDSYADLLPFQLTDTYRIQSPTGAPLPGYGLNPLFAYRFAGLDNLGDPQIKLADGKIVKTYGAASAKDLVYMGSQIPKFNGGISNSFEYKGFTLSTNLIYNLGAVMRRDVNQFYTGRLTNGGFYSNITTAFLDRWQKPGDEAVTNIPSYVADPFTDFTRRYTAYYTMADINVVSASYIKLRDVTLAYNLPAKTIQSLKISSARIYLQTGNFMIWKANKYNIDPEYQDFRSGGRGLPPYKHNFAIGINASF